Proteins from a genomic interval of Rhodothermus marinus:
- a CDS encoding methyl-accepting chemotaxis protein, whose protein sequence is MWRALFQSDVELNDRSREVYQQFQHQTYVQTDRLFGWLMVAQYVAGIALALIVSPRTWIGDTGKVHLHVYAAVILGALVMLVPAFLAFRRPGRASTRYAIAVGQMLTSALLIHLTGGRIETHFHVFASLGILAGYRDWKVFIIATVVIALDHLFRGIYYPQSVFGILTSDLWRVVEHAWWVVFMVAFLLKNYANTIAEVKRMAHQQAEIEEMNASNQQLLEQSREQEALLTQKQEALEQAMAALEAERSALRSGVEAMLEAMDRFADGDLRVRLPEDREGDLGRLFCGFNQALDRVEQMIREAREIASETAALSAQISNATEELAAGSQQQSTQTHDVAAAIEEMTRTIIESARHASKTAEVAENAGQLAQEGRNIVDQTVHKIRELADVVRGSSETIQKLGASSEEIGEIVSVINEIADQTNLLALNAAIEAARAGEQGRGFAVVADEVRKLAERTSQATRQIADMIATIQADTRAAVAAMERGTHEVEESIRLADQAGQALARIVEGVQQAIDTVTQIAAATEEQSTTSEEISRNVETISSLAAEAARNVATIAQTTEELAHLTQRLQALMEQFRTGETAESVRANGHPTTPGFPWLD, encoded by the coding sequence ATGTGGCGTGCCCTGTTTCAAAGCGACGTCGAGCTGAACGATCGCTCCCGAGAAGTCTATCAGCAGTTTCAGCACCAGACCTACGTGCAGACCGACCGGCTTTTCGGCTGGTTGATGGTCGCCCAGTACGTGGCGGGGATTGCGCTGGCGCTGATCGTCTCGCCGCGCACGTGGATCGGCGACACCGGCAAGGTGCACCTGCACGTGTACGCGGCCGTCATTCTGGGCGCGCTGGTCATGCTCGTGCCGGCCTTTCTGGCCTTCCGGCGACCGGGCCGCGCCTCCACGCGCTATGCCATCGCCGTCGGCCAGATGCTCACCTCGGCCCTGCTCATTCACCTGACGGGCGGCCGCATCGAGACGCACTTTCACGTGTTCGCCTCGCTGGGCATCCTGGCCGGCTATCGCGACTGGAAGGTGTTCATCATCGCCACCGTGGTCATTGCGCTCGACCACCTGTTCCGGGGCATCTACTACCCCCAGTCGGTCTTTGGCATTCTGACCTCCGACCTCTGGCGTGTGGTCGAACACGCCTGGTGGGTGGTGTTCATGGTAGCCTTTCTGCTGAAGAACTACGCGAACACGATCGCCGAGGTCAAACGCATGGCCCACCAGCAGGCCGAAATCGAGGAGATGAACGCCTCCAATCAGCAGCTCCTGGAGCAGTCGCGCGAGCAGGAAGCGTTGCTGACCCAGAAGCAGGAAGCGCTGGAGCAGGCCATGGCTGCGCTGGAGGCCGAGCGCTCCGCGCTGCGCAGCGGCGTAGAGGCCATGCTGGAGGCCATGGACCGCTTTGCGGACGGCGATCTGCGCGTGCGGCTGCCCGAAGACCGGGAGGGCGACCTGGGCCGGCTGTTTTGCGGCTTCAACCAGGCACTGGATCGCGTGGAACAGATGATCCGGGAAGCCCGCGAGATCGCCTCCGAGACCGCCGCGCTCTCGGCCCAGATCAGCAACGCCACCGAAGAGCTGGCTGCTGGCTCCCAGCAACAGTCGACGCAGACGCACGACGTGGCTGCCGCTATTGAGGAAATGACCCGCACCATCATTGAAAGCGCCCGCCACGCTTCCAAAACCGCCGAGGTGGCCGAAAACGCCGGGCAACTGGCGCAGGAAGGCCGCAACATCGTCGATCAGACCGTGCACAAGATCCGCGAGCTGGCCGACGTGGTGCGCGGCTCCAGCGAAACGATCCAGAAGCTGGGCGCTTCCAGCGAAGAAATCGGCGAGATCGTCTCGGTCATCAACGAGATTGCGGATCAGACGAACCTGCTGGCGCTGAACGCCGCCATCGAAGCGGCCCGCGCGGGCGAGCAGGGCCGCGGCTTCGCCGTGGTGGCCGACGAGGTGCGCAAGCTGGCCGAACGCACCTCCCAGGCCACACGCCAGATCGCCGACATGATCGCCACGATCCAGGCCGACACGCGCGCGGCCGTCGCCGCCATGGAGCGCGGCACGCACGAAGTCGAGGAAAGCATCCGGCTGGCCGATCAGGCCGGACAGGCGCTTGCCCGCATCGTCGAAGGCGTGCAGCAGGCCATCGACACGGTCACGCAGATTGCCGCCGCCACCGAAGAGCAATCAACCACCAGCGAGGAGATCTCGCGCAACGTCGAGACCATCTCGTCGCTGGCGGCCGAAGCGGCCCGTAACGTGGCCACCATCGCACAGACGACCGAGGAACTGGCCCACCTGACGCAGCGCCTGCAAGCGCTCATGGAGCAGTTCCGCACCGGCGAGACGGCCGAATCGGTACGCGCCAACGGGCACCCCACCACCCCTGGCTTCCCCTGGCTAGATTGA
- a CDS encoding manganese catalase family protein codes for MILRIDKLQIELPMPKEADPDAAAVVQELLGGRFGEMSTLMNYTFQSFNFRGKKELKPFYDLIANIGAEEYGHVELVAATVNALLNGASRKEDPSETPLAPGLKARNTHHFIVTGQGALVANSMNTPWQGDYVFNSGDLVLDLLHNFFLECGARLHKIRVYEMTSNPVAREMIGYLLVRGGVHATAYAKALEILTGVNVTKMLPIPKIENSRFPEARKYEEAGQHRKLYRFSLEDYRDIVRIWKGTHPQDGQPLEVVDGTPPGGPQLDLDEAPEASIPGFAPEELHEIAQRLLKEL; via the coding sequence ATGATTCTCCGGATCGACAAGCTGCAGATCGAACTCCCCATGCCCAAGGAGGCCGATCCCGATGCGGCCGCCGTGGTGCAGGAACTGCTGGGTGGACGGTTCGGAGAAATGTCCACCCTGATGAACTACACCTTCCAGTCCTTCAACTTTCGCGGGAAGAAGGAGCTGAAACCGTTCTATGACCTGATCGCCAACATCGGCGCCGAAGAGTACGGCCACGTGGAGCTGGTGGCCGCCACGGTGAACGCGCTGCTCAACGGTGCCTCGCGCAAGGAAGACCCGAGCGAGACCCCGCTGGCTCCGGGACTCAAAGCGCGCAACACGCACCACTTCATCGTGACGGGACAGGGAGCCCTGGTCGCCAACTCCATGAACACGCCCTGGCAGGGAGACTACGTGTTCAACAGTGGCGACCTGGTGCTGGACCTGCTCCACAACTTCTTCCTGGAGTGCGGGGCGCGCCTGCACAAAATCCGGGTCTATGAGATGACCAGCAATCCGGTCGCCCGGGAGATGATCGGATACCTGCTGGTCCGGGGTGGGGTACACGCGACGGCTTATGCCAAGGCGCTGGAGATCCTGACCGGCGTCAACGTCACGAAGATGCTCCCCATTCCCAAGATCGAAAACAGCCGCTTCCCGGAAGCCCGGAAGTACGAGGAGGCCGGACAGCACCGCAAACTCTATCGCTTCAGCCTCGAAGACTACCGGGACATTGTCCGGATCTGGAAAGGTACCCATCCGCAGGACGGGCAGCCGCTGGAAGTGGTGGATGGTACTCCGCCGGGAGGACCGCAGCTGGATCTGGACGAAGCGCCGGAAGCCTCCATTCCGGGCTTTGCACCGGAGGAGCTGCACGAGATCGCGCAGCGGCTGCTGAAGGAACTGTAA
- the mgtE gene encoding magnesium transporter, producing MLAQLLQPEVQELIRTRNLRALRDVLVEWEPPEIAGLIDQLPSPDDVAVFRLLPRELATEVFEYLSTEKQEELIEALAREKDWLAQLLNELSDDDRTALLEELPGPVAQRLLNMLAPEEREVAIKLLGYPEDSVGRLMTTEYVAVRPHWTVQQALDHIRRYGKDSETLNVIYVVDDNWRLLDDLRIRELLLADPDTKIEELMDGRFVALKATDDQETAVQVFRDYDRVALPVTDTEGVLLGIVTIDDVLDVAEEEATEDIQKIGGMEALEEPYISASLGTLIKKRARWLVFLFLSEMFTATAMGRFEHEIARAVVLALFVPLIISSGGNSGSQAATLIIRAMAVGEITLRDWWRVMRREILSGLALGTILGAIGFLRVSVWQLAGIFDYGPYWYLIALTIFLALIGVVLWGTLIGSMLPFLLRRLGLDPAVSSAPFVATLVDVSGITIYFEVARFILTGTLL from the coding sequence ATGCTGGCCCAGTTGCTTCAGCCCGAGGTGCAGGAACTCATCCGCACGCGCAATCTGCGCGCGCTGCGCGACGTGCTCGTCGAGTGGGAGCCCCCGGAGATTGCCGGCCTGATCGATCAGCTTCCCTCGCCCGACGACGTGGCCGTCTTTCGCCTGCTTCCGCGCGAGCTGGCCACCGAAGTCTTCGAATACCTGAGCACCGAAAAGCAGGAAGAGCTGATCGAAGCGCTGGCCCGCGAAAAAGACTGGCTGGCCCAGCTCCTGAACGAACTCTCCGACGACGACCGCACGGCCCTGCTCGAAGAGCTGCCCGGTCCCGTGGCCCAGCGGCTGCTGAACATGCTCGCGCCCGAGGAACGCGAGGTGGCCATCAAGCTGCTGGGCTACCCCGAGGACAGCGTCGGGCGGCTCATGACCACCGAGTACGTGGCCGTCCGCCCGCACTGGACCGTCCAGCAGGCGCTCGACCACATCCGCCGCTACGGCAAAGATAGCGAAACGCTCAACGTCATCTACGTCGTTGACGACAACTGGCGGCTGCTCGACGACCTGCGCATCCGTGAGCTGCTGCTGGCCGATCCGGATACGAAGATCGAAGAGTTGATGGACGGCCGCTTCGTGGCACTCAAGGCCACCGACGACCAGGAAACGGCCGTCCAGGTCTTCCGCGACTACGACCGCGTGGCGCTGCCCGTGACCGACACGGAGGGCGTGCTGCTGGGCATCGTCACGATCGACGACGTGCTCGACGTGGCCGAGGAGGAAGCCACCGAGGACATCCAGAAAATCGGTGGTATGGAGGCGCTCGAAGAGCCCTACATCTCGGCCTCGCTGGGCACGCTCATCAAAAAACGCGCCCGCTGGCTGGTGTTTCTTTTCCTGAGTGAAATGTTTACAGCTACGGCCATGGGCCGCTTCGAGCATGAAATCGCCCGGGCCGTCGTGCTGGCGCTGTTCGTGCCGCTGATCATCTCCAGCGGTGGCAACAGCGGTTCTCAGGCCGCCACGCTGATCATCCGCGCCATGGCCGTCGGCGAGATCACGCTGCGCGACTGGTGGCGGGTCATGCGCCGGGAAATCCTTTCCGGGCTGGCGCTGGGGACTATCCTGGGAGCCATTGGTTTTCTACGCGTATCGGTCTGGCAACTGGCCGGTATTTTTGATTATGGACCTTACTGGTACCTGATCGCCCTGACGATCTTTCTGGCGTTAATCGGCGTGGTGCTGTGGGGCACGCTGATCGGGTCGATGCTGCCCTTTCTTTTGCGACGGCTGGGACTGGACCCGGCCGTCTCCTCGGCCCCCTTTGTCGCCACCCTGGTGGACGTTTCCGGCATTACCATTTATTTCGAAGTAGCCCGGTTTATCCTGACCGGCACGCTGCTTTAG